Proteins encoded by one window of Pelmatolapia mariae isolate MD_Pm_ZW linkage group LG14, Pm_UMD_F_2, whole genome shotgun sequence:
- the LOC135933760 gene encoding golgin subfamily A member 6-like protein 2, whose product MAAQQFIEAGPEAERAEGNGGNSGKGRLEAGCAEGCAEGSGGDDNRAGPEAGRAEGSSGDDDRGGPEAGRAEGSCGDAGEGDDSAGPEAAHGGNDAQPVAWKVAGEVEVRPAMLGVDEEVVSQPQDQTRLKAQTRQDQATLKAQTRQAKATLKAKAKLDQAKAKLQVWTKAKLTLQRLEWTKAKLQARLMRLLQARLMRLLQAGMMRLLQAAAGGDDEAAAGGDDEAAAGRDDEAGQGEGEDTDAGPDEGEDTEAGPDEGDDTEARPDEGDDTEAGPDEGVDTEAGPDEGEDTEAGPDEGDDKEAGPDEGEDTKAGPDEDEGAAGDGMEVGDGGAAGDGVEARDGGAAGDGVEAGDGGAGGDNVEAGGGGAAGDGMEAGDGGAGGEAGWTDPSDPPAEAIPKPASMESSGRHEGNWRCTEHWLCPDSADMV is encoded by the exons ATGGCGGCTCAACAGTTCATAGA AGCTGGTCCAGAGGCCGAGCGTGCGGAAGGCAACGGCGGCAACTCAGGTAAAGGGCGTCTGGAGGCCGGCTGCGCGGAAGGCTGcgcggaaggcagcggcggcgacgacAACAGAGCTGGTCCAgaggccggccgtgcggaaggcagcAGCGGCGACGACGACAGAGgcggtccggaggccggccgcgcgGAAGGCAGCTGCGGCGACGCAGGCGAAGGAGACGACAGTGCTGGTCCGGAGGCTGCCCACGGCGGTAATGACGCCCAGCCAGTGGCCTGGAAAGTGGCTGGTGAAGTCGAGGTAAGGCCGGCCATGCTGGGTGTGGACGAGGAAGTGGTGAGTCAACcgcaggaccagacgaggctGAAGGCgcagacgaggcaggaccaggcgacgctgaaagCGCAGACGAGGCAGGCAAAGGCGACGCTGAAGGCAAAGgcgaagctggaccaggcgaaggcgAAGCTGCAGGTGTGGACGAAGGCGAAGCTGACGCTGCAGAGGCTGGAGTGGACGAAGGCGAAGCTGCAGGCGAGGCTgatgaggctgctgcaggcgaggctgatgaggctgctgcaggcggggatgatgaggctgctgcag gctgctgcaggcggggatgatgaggctgctgcaggcggggatgatgaggctgctgcaggcAGGGATGATGAGGCTGGACAAGGCGAGGGCGAAGACACGgatgctggaccagacgagggcgaagacacggaggctggaccagacgagggcGACGACACGGAGGCTAGACCAGACGAGGGCGacgacacggaggctggaccagacgaaggcgtagacacggaggctggaccagacgagggcgaagacacggaggctggaccagacgagggcGACGACaaggaggctggaccagacgagggcGAAGACACgaaggctggaccagacgaggatgaaggcgctgcaggcgacggcatGGAAGTCGGAgacggtggcgctgcaggcgacggtgtGGAAGCCAGAGACGGTggtgctgcaggcgacggcgtggaagccggagacggtggCGCCGGAGGCGACaacgtggaagccggaggcggtggcgctgcaggcgatgGCATGGAAGCTGGAGACGGAGGCGCCGGAGGCGAAGCAGGCTGGACGgatccctcggaccctccagcggaggctATCCCAAAGCCAGCAAGCATGGAGTCCTCTGGCAGACATGAAGGCAACTGGCGCTGCACTGAGCACTGGCTCTGCCCAGACAGTGCTGACATGGTGTAG